A region from the Lolium perenne isolate Kyuss_39 chromosome 4, Kyuss_2.0, whole genome shotgun sequence genome encodes:
- the LOC139838981 gene encoding uncharacterized protein translates to MIKELLRIGSQFIGYREYANRAEEKLAEANERADALAQKLEQSEAARKKAELAASKAKAEADEAKAKAAGVEELQKKLEDATSALDEHKAAQASREEGILKRLKTQSRRTFTQTNQDFDLTNPVDDPLLDALSYLELHGSEIREGVSNANAVLSALFPYFFPKKEEPTTFLNLAKILSTG, encoded by the exons atgatcaaagagcttctccgcatcggctcccaatttattgggtaccgtgaatatgctaacagagccgaag agaaacttgcagaggccaacgaacgtgccgacgcacttgctcaaaaacttgagcaaagtgaagcggctcgcaagaaagccgaactcgctgctagcaaagccaaggccgaagctgatgaagccaaggcgaaagctgctggtgtcgaggaactgcagaaaaaacttgaggatgctacatctgccttagacgagcacaaagctgcgcaagcttctcgtgaagaaggaatcctcaagcgcctgaaaactcaaagtcgccgcactttca cccaaacaaaccaggattttgatctgacgaatcctgtcgatgacccgctccttgacgcactttcctatctggagcttcatgggtccgagattcgtgaaggtgtgtcgaatgctaacgcagtattgtcggcattgttcccctacttcttcccgaagaaagaggagcctacgactttccttaaccttgccaagat actatcgactggatga